The following are encoded together in the Cryptococcus neoformans var. neoformans JEC21 chromosome 9 sequence genome:
- a CDS encoding oxidoreductase, putative, translating into MPFSDKLLFISFIVLLLSIILYITPQPQSKDTMPTALRNVIVVGGSYVGSKAAQELAVVLPPTHRVLLVEPHSHFHHLFAFPRFAVVPTHEHKAFIPFTSVFNDSAIPNPSIHAVVRAKVNAVYPTHVSLDRAWQGETDISYDFLAIATGTRLPAPGSMQSEDKSNSVEYFKTYQEGVKEAKDIVIVGGGAVGVQMACDIKEVSPEKNVTLVQSRDRVMPKFHPKLHEIISNRFKELGVNLVTNNRVTVPAEGFPNDGSTFSVALKDGTSIPAQLVIPATGQIPNSQLLSTLPPSSTDSLVNPANGFIRVRPTLQLQDTKYSNIFAVGDIADSGAHKAARPAMQHVKVLARNIVAMIDGKQPEEKIEVEPAAIHMTLGLIQNIVFRNPNIATGDTEPFYKFRDDGKPDMGIEDVWARRGVVVNDPSEYFL; encoded by the exons ATGCCCTTTTCCGACAAGTTATTATTCATCTCATTCAtcgttcttctcctttcaaTAATTCTATACATAACACCACAGCCTCAGTCTAAAGATACAATGCCAACAGCACTTAGGAACGTCATTGTAGTCGGGGGATCTTATGTGGGCTCT AAAGCTGCACAAGAGCTGGCTGTAGTCCTCCCACCTACACATCGAGTACTCCTTGTTGAACCTCATAGTCAtttccaccacctctttGCTTTC CCTCGATTTGCCGTCGTTCCTACACACGAACACAAAGCTTTCATTCCCTTCACCTCCGTATTCAATGATTCCGCCATCCCTAACCCTTCTATCCACGCTGTCGTCCGAGCCAAAGTCAACGCCGTTTACCCCACACATGTTTCCCTCGACCGAGCCTGGCAAGGCGAGACCGATATCTCTTATGATTTCCTCGCTATCGCTACCGGTACAAGGCTCCCTGCTCCCGGATCTATGCAAAGCGAGGATAAGTCCAATTCTGTAGAGTATTTCAAGACTTATCAGGAGGGCGTAAAGGAGGCTAAGGATATTGTGATTGTTGGAGGCGGTGCGGTTGGCGTTCAAATGGCTTGTGATATCAAGGAGGTCTCTCCTGAGAAGAATGTGACTCTTGTTCAGTCTAGGGACCGCGTCATGCCCAAATTTCACCCCAAGCTTCACGAGATCATCTCTAATCGCTTCAAGGAACTCGGAGTCAA CCTTGTCACCAACAATCGCGTCACCGTCCCTGCTGAAGGTTTCCCCAATGACGGCTCAACATTCTCCGTCGCTCTCAAAGACGGCACCTCCATCCCCGCCCAACTCGTTATTCCCGCTACCGGCCAAATCCCCAACTCTCAACTTCTGTCCACCTtacctccttcctctaccGACTCTCTCGTTAACCCTGCCAACGGCTTCATCCGCGTCCGTCCTACCCTCCAATTACAAGATACAAAATACTCCAACATTTTTGCTGTAGGCGATATCGCCGACTCGGGAGCGCATAAAGCTGCTAGACCCGCTATGCAGCATGTGAAAGTGCTCGCGAGAAACATTGTAGCTATGATTGATGGAAAACAGCCCGAAGAGAAAATTGAGGTCGAGCCTGCTGCGATCCATATGACATTGGGGTTAATCCAAAACATTGTGTTTAGAAACCCTAACATTGCCACTGGTGACACTGAGCCTTTCTACAAATTCCGAGATGA CGGTAAGCCTGATATGGGCATTGAAGATGTTTGGGCTAGACGCGGAGTTGTAGTCAACGACCCCAGCGAATATTTCCTGTAA